In the Cydia fagiglandana chromosome 14, ilCydFagi1.1, whole genome shotgun sequence genome, one interval contains:
- the LOC134670931 gene encoding NEDD4 family-interacting protein 1-like: MYDDNKMNHPQGDNICPPAHLRVILPASIDSNMQPHFIDMNNTQDIPPPQADFSAPPPYDVAANSKLPTYEEVQREKQMEGEGLPQIQGPLPPPLPTFAAFVTVEPTEGTGEQLDPENSLLGTDVMFLTSFFVAFLFNWIGFLLLMCFCHTVASRYGALAGFGLSLAKWTLIVKHSTELASHENSWLWWLIMAFGILICVRAIIQYLNIKRGWRLLSGTAQERLLFFY; encoded by the exons ATGTACGACGATAACAAAATG AACCATCCTCAAGGGGATAATATATGCCCGCCGGCGCATTTAAGAGTCATATTACCAGCGTCAATAGACTCCAATATGCAACCACATTTCATCGATATGA ACAACACACAAGACATACCGCCGCCGCAGGCCGATTTCTCGGCCCCGCCGCCATACGATGTCGCCGCCAACTCCAAGTTGCCCACTTATGAGGAGGTGCAGAGAGAGAAGCAGATGGAAGGGGAAGGGTTACCACAG ATCCAGGGCCCCCTACCGCCCCCCCTCCCTACGTTCGCGGCGTTCGTCACAGTGGAGCCTACAGAGGGCACCGGTGAACAGCTGGACCCAGAGAACAGCCTGCTTGGCACTGATGTCATGTTCCTCACTTCGTTCTTCG tggCATTCCTATTCAACTGGATCGGTTTCCTACTGCTGATGTGCTTCTGCCACACGGTGGCGTCCCGCTACGGCGCGCTGGCCGGCTTCGGGCTGTCGCTGGCCAAGTGGACGCTGATCGTGAAACACTCCACCGAGCTCGCCAGCCACGAGAACTCTTGGCTGTGGTGGCTCATCATGGCCTTCG GTATCCTAATCTGCGTGCGCGCCATCATCCAATACCTGAACATTAAACGCGGCTGGCGTCTACTCTCCGGCACGGCTCAAGAACGTCTCCTGTTCTTCTACTGA
- the LOC134670833 gene encoding DNA topoisomerase 3-beta-1, which translates to MKSVLMVAEKPSLAQNLANILSNGKCTTNKGSNSACAVHEWNGTFKNEPVHYKMTSVCGHVMSLDFTGKYNNWDKVDPVELFSCTTEKKEAMPRLRIPAFLAQESRGCDYLVLWLDCDKEGENICFEVMSCVQPYMKGDICSPNVTYRARFSAITDKDIKAAMLNLVQPNENESRSVDARQELDLRIGCAFTRFQTKYFQGRYGDLDASLISYGPCQTPTLGFCVQRHDEIQTFKPETYWVLRVTASTSEGRELPLEWKRVRSFDKDIANMFLSGIKEIKEAQVIHVQAKEKVKARPTALNTVELMRVASAGLGMSPHQAMQFAERLYTQGYISYPRTETTSYPENFDLMGTLRQQQNSNKWGAEVRALVAAGINKPKKGHDAGDHPPITPMRPASESELEGDMWRIYDYITRHFIATLSRDCKYLSTTITFKIGTETFSYTGNTLVDAGYTEIMHWQAFGKDEFVPLLSVDDMLRAHEHRLVECQTSPPDYLTESEVITLMEKHGIGTDASIPVHINNICQRNYVTVGSGRRLVPTNLGIVLVHGYQKIDPELVLPTMRSAVEEQLNLIALGRADFQAVLSHTTEIFRRKFQYFVRSIEGMDQLFEVNFSSLKASGKALSRCGKCRRYMRYIQAKPTRLHCSHCDDTYGLPQNGTVRIYRELKCPLDDFELLSWSTGTKGKSFPLCPYCYNHPPFRDMKKGFGCNSCTHPTCAYGVNSTGVSGCVECDNGVLVLDPAAPKWKLACNRCDVIINVFEDAIRVSVCEQQCSLCGAQLVTAEYRPERTPLPAALTEMTGCLYCEPAFSSQLEKHRAVAARAPAGRGRGGRAGARGKHRSKPPKDKMAQLAAYFV; encoded by the exons aTGAAATCTGTATTAATGGTGGCTGAAAAGCCATCGTTGGCTCAGAACTTAGCCAATATACTGAGTAATGGAAAATGTACCACTAATAAAG GATCAAATTCTGCATGTGCTGTTCACGAATGGAATGGCACATTCAAAAATGAGCCGGTGCATTATAAAATGACCTCTGTATGTGGGCATGTGATGAGTTTGGACTTCACTGGGAAATATAATAACTGGGACAAGGTGGACCCGGTGGAACTGTTCAGCTGCACCACGGAGAAAAAAGAAGCGATGCCGCGTTTGCGGATTCCGGCGTTTTTAGCCCAGGAGTCCAGGGGCTGCGACTACCTGGTGCTGTGGCTGGATTGCGATAAGGAGGGGGAGAATATTTGTTTTGag gtcATGAGTTGTGTACAACCATACATGAAAGGAGACATCTGTTCCCCAAACGTGACCTACCGAGCCCGGTTCTCCGCCATTACGGATAAAGACATTAAAGCGGCCATGTTGAATCTGGTGCAGCCTAACGAGAATGAGTCCCGCAGTGTTGACGCGAGACAGGAGCTTGATTTGCGTATAGGATGCGCTTTCACTCGGTTTCAGACTAAATACTTTCAAG GTAGATACGGTGACTTAGACGCCTCCCTAATATCCTACGGGCCATGCCAGACCCCGACCCTCGGGTTCTGCGTCCAGCGCCACGATGAAATCCAGACATTTAAGCCAGAAACATACTGGGTGCTGCGAGTGACTGCCTCGACGTCTGAAGGGAGAGAACTGCCGCTGGAATGGAAGAGAGTGAGGAGTTTCGATAAGGACATTGCTAATATGTTCTTGTCGGGGATCAAGGAGATTAAGGAAGCTCA AGTAATACACGTCCAAGCTAAAGAAAAAGTGAAAGCACGACCGACAGCCCTGAACACCGTCGAGCTTATGCGAGTAGCCAGCGCTGGCCTAGGGATGTCGCCGCATCAAGCCATGCAG TTTGCTGAGCGTTTATACACGCAAGGTTACATCTCGTACCCGCGTACCGAAACCACCAGCTATCCTGAAAACTTCGATTTGAT GGGTACATTACGCCAGCAGCAGAACTCCAACAAGTGGGGGGCCGAAGTGCGCGCACTGGTAGCAGCCGGCATCAACAAGCCCAAGAAGGGCCACGACGCCGGCGACCACCCGCCCATCACCCCCATGCGACCCGCTT CCGAGTCGGAGCTGGAAGGCGACATGTGGCGCATCTACGACTATATCACGCGACATTTTATCGCGACTTTATCGCGCGACTGCAAGTACCTCAGCACAACCATCACCTTCAAGATAGGCACCGAGACGTTCAGCTACACTGGCAACACTTTGGTGGACGCTGGCTACACCGAGATCATGCATTGGCAG GCTTTCGGCAAAGACGAGTTCGTTCCTCTGCTGTCAGTGGACGACATGCTGCGCGCGCACGAGCACCGCCTCGTCGAGTGCCAGACCTCGCCGCCTGACTACCTCACCGAGTCTGAG GTGATCACTCTAATGGAAAAGCACGGGATCGGCACGGACGCGTCCATCCCCGTGCACATCAACAACATCTGTCAGAGGAACTACGTGACGGTCGGCAGCGGCCGGCGGCTGGTGCCCACCAATCTGGGCATCGTGCTCGTTCACGGCTATCAGAAG ATCGACCCAGAACTCGTCCTACCAACCATGCGCTCAGCCGTCGAAGAGCAACTCAACCTCATCGCACTCGGCCGAGCCGATTTCCAAGCAGTACTATCCCACACCACCGAGATATTCAGAAGAAAGTTCCAGTATTTCGTCCGCTCCATTGAGGGAATGGATCAACTGTTTGAAGTTAATTTTTCATCGCTAAAAGCGAGTGGGAAAGCCCTGAGTAGATGTGGAAAGTGTAGGCGTTATATGAGATATATACAG GCAAAACCCACGCGTCTCCACTGCTCTCACTGCGACGACACGTACGGGCTGCCTCAGAACGGCACCGTCCGCATCTACCGCGAGCTCAAGTGTCCGCTGGACGACTTCGAGCTGCTGTCCTGGTCTACCGGCACCAAGGGCAAGAGCTTCCCGCTCTGTCCCTACTGCTACAACCACCCTCCCTTCAG GGACATGAAGAAAGGCTTCGGCTGTAACTCGTGCACACACCCGACGTGCGCTTACGGCGTCAACTCCACGGGCGTGTCGGGCTGTGTCGAGTGCGACAACGGCGTGCTGGTGCTCGACCCGGCCGCGCCCAAGTGGAAGCTCGCTTGCAATAG ATGCGACGTAATAATAAACGTGTTCGAAGACGCAATCCGCGTGTCCGTCTGCGAGCAGCAATGCTCTCTGTGCGGCGCGCAGCTGGTCACAGCCGAGTATAGGCCAGAAAGGACGCCCTTGCCGGCCGCTCTTACGGAGATGACTGGCTGTCTCTACTGCGAGCCTGCGTTCAGTTCACAG TTGGAGAAGCACCGCGCggtggcggcgcgcgcgccggcggggcgggggcgcggcgggcgcgcggGGGCGAGGGGCAAGCACCGCTCCAAGCCGCCCAAGGACAAGATGGCGCAGCTCGCCGCATACTTCGTCTAG